TTATCCTTTCAAGAATGCCTGCTCTGGGAAGAGTTCTTTCAAGAAAACCTTCAACTAAAGATAAATTAATTCTTACGATTGTATGTGGTGGTCTTGGGATACTTGGTACTTTCGGAGCAGTTGAGATTCACGGAGCACTTGCTAACTCAAGAGTTGTCGGAGTAATGGTTGGAGGTCTTCTTGGTGGACCCTTAGTAGGAGCTGGAGCAGGACTTATTGCAGGTGTTCACAGATACTTTGTTGGTGGATTTACAGCTTTTTCATGTGGACTTTCAGCAGTTGTTGAAGGTTTTCTTGGTGGAGTTGTTTGCAGATACTGGAAAAAAGGATTAATTCCATGGCATGTGGCATGGTTAGCAGGTTTTGCTGGAGAGATAATTCAGATGCTTATTATTCTTACCTTTGCAAAGCCTTTTTCAGAAGCGGTAGAGCTTGTCAAAATTATCGCAATTCCAATGATTACTGTTAATTCCATGGGTGTTGCAATATTTATGCTTATAATAAAGTCTGCAGTAGAGCATCAGGAAAGAGTGGCTGCCATGCAGGCAAAGGCTACATTAAACATTACAAATCTTATTCTTCCTCATCTAAGGCAGGGGCTTAATGAAAACTCAGCACACAAAATTGCAAAAATTATACTTGATACTCTTGGTGTTGCAGCTGTAGCAATTACAGACAGAAAAAAAATTCTTGCTCATGTTGGAATTGGGAGTGATCACCATCTTTGTGGGGCACCTTTGCTTACAAAGGCAACACTGAATGCAATTAAAACAGGGGAAATCCAGATTGCCAATAAAAGAGAGGAAATTGGTTGTAGCAATCCCAAATGCAGATTAAGCTCTGCTGTAATTGTGCCTCTGAAAAGAAGAAAGGAGGTCATAGGCACTCTTAAACTTTATCATGAAAGGGAAAACAGCATTACTTCTGTTAACCTTGAGGTTGCCAGAGGTCTTGCCCACATATTTTCAACGCAACTTGAGATAGTTGAGCTTGACACGCTTGCAAGACTTAAAACAGAGGCAGAATTAAAATCACTTCAGGCACAGATTCATCCCCATTTTATATTCAATGCCCTGAATACGATAATCTCTCTTATAAGAATTGAACCTGCAAAAGCAAGAGATTTACTCCTTAATTTGGCAACATTTTTAAGATACAGCTTGAAAAAGGAAAAAGAAATACCATTAAGAGAAGAGCTTGCCTATGTGGAAGCTTATCTTTCCATTGAGCAGGCTCGCTACAGAGATAAGCTCACTGTTAATTACTACATAGAGCCAACAGTGGATCTTGATATATCTGTGCCCCCATTTACAATTCAGCCACTGGTGGAAAATGCTGTAAAACACGGATTAAAGCCAAAAATTGAAGGTGGTGAAATTTTAATAAAAATTCTTGACAAAGATGATAGTATCATAATTTCAGTTGAAGACAACGGTGTGGGAATAAGTAATTCTTTTCAGAGATTATCTGAAAAAGGCTCTGGACTGGGCTTATACCTTGTAAATGAAAGATTGAAAAGATTTTATGGAGAAGAAAGCACTCTTAACATACAAAGTTTTCCGGGCATCGGCACAGAGGTTACCTTTAAAATCCCTAAAAAATATGCTTTAAAAGATGTTGTTTTCAGCTATAGTAGTTGATGACGAACCCTATGCCAGGGAGGAATTGCTTTACATTCTTTCCCATTTTGATTCCTGCAGGGTAATAGGGCAGGCTGGTAATGCAAAGGATTGTATATTTCTGTATTCAAAATTCAGACCTGATGTAGTCTTTCTTGATATTGAAATGCCTGATATGTCTGGAATTGAGGTGGCAAGACAGCTTGCAAAGTTTGACAATCCCCCACTTATTGTTTTTGCAACCGCTTATGATGACTATGCAATTGAAGCCTTTGAGCTCGGAGCAGTTGATTACATTCTTAAACCCTTTGAAGAGAAAAGAATTGCTAAAACAATTATGCGAATAGAAAATCTCAAAAGAAATCAGGCTGAATGGAATGAAGCTGTTGGAAGACTTTCTCAGTTTCTTGAAAAGAAAAAGATTTTTAAAAAACTTCCTGTCCGGCAAAAAGCAGGTGTTATCAGTTTTGTTCCATTTATGGATATCTTATACTGCGAAGCAAGTGAAGGAGGAGTGAAAGTTATTACAGTAAAAGATGAATACTATTTTGATGGTACGCTTACAGAGCTTGAGACAAGACTTAAAGAAGAAGGTTTCATGAGGGTTCATAAAAGTTACATTGTAAATTTAAAAAGAATAGAAGCAGTGCTGCCATGGTTTAAAGGAACATACTGGATCGTGATTGAAGGTAAAAAAAATCAAATACCTGTGAGCAAATCAATTGTTAAAGAACTTAAAGAAGTTCTCGGGATAAAGTGTAGCAGTTAATTTCCATTCAATGCCCTCAGTTTCCACTCACATATAAAATTTTTCCATTCATAGAGTTTTTATTGTTCAAAGCTTCAATTCCTTATAGAATTATTATCAAAAACACAAAAAAGGAGGTGCCTTTTCATGCATGCACTGGTGCTTGTAATTATTGCAGCATGCGTATTTGTGCTTGCCTACAGGTTCTACAGTGCCTTTATTGCTGCAAAAGTTCTTGCCCTTGATGCGAATCGTCAGACTCCTGCAGTGAGACTTAATGATGGAAGAGACTATGTTCCAACAAATAAGTGGCTTATTTTCGGACATCATTTTGCAGCAATAGCTGGTGCTGGACCATTAATTGGACCTGTTCTGGCAGCACAATTTGGCTATCTGCCAGGGTTTTTGTGGATCCTGATAGGAGGTGTTCTTGCAGGTGCAGTTCATGATATGGTTGTTTTGTTTGCCTCTGTAAGGCATAATGGAAAATCTCTTGCAGAAGTTGCCAAAGCTCAGATAGGACCTGTTTCTTACTGGCTTGTTCTTGTAGCTACCCTGTTTTTATTAATAATTGTTCTTGCCGGTGCTTCCATTGCCGTTGTTAATGCACTATTTAACAGTCCATGGGGTGCTTTTACTGTTGGAGTAACAATTCCAATTGCCATTTTTATCGGAGCCTATCTTAAGTGGCTAAGACCTGGAAAAATTGTTGAAGGAAGTATTATTGGTGTAGCTTTAATTATTCTTGCTGTTGTTCTCGGTCCGGTAATTAAAGAGTCTGCTTTGGCACCATATTTTACTCTCAGCAAAAAGGAACTTTCAATTTTAATTCCTGTTTATGGATTCTTTGCTGCAGTGCTTCCTGTATGGTTGCTTCTTGTTCCAAGAGACTATCTAAGTTCCTACATGAAATTCGGAACGATGTTTTTGCTTGCTATTGGCGTAATTCTTGTTAATCCAATAATTCAAATGCCTGCTACCACACAGTTTATCGCTGGTGGAGGACCTGTAATACCCGGTAAAGTCTGGCCCTTTATGTTTATTACAATTGCCTGCGGTGCTATTTCAGGTTTTCATTCTCTAGTGTCATCAGGAACAACACCAAAGATGGTGGAAAATGAAAAGGACATCAGAGTTATTGGCTATGGTGCAATGCTCACAGAGTCATTTGTTGCATTGATGGCATTAATAGCTGCAACAGTGCTTCCAACAGCAGACTACTTTGCAATAAACAGCCCTCCAGCAGTTTTTCAGAAACTTGGCATGCAGGTTCAGGACCTTCCATTTCTTTCAGCACTCGTAGGTGAGGAACTTGCCGGTCGCCCAGGTGGAGCAGTTTCACTGGCAGTTGGAATGGCTGATATTTTCTCAAGAATTGGTGGATTAAGACATTTGATGAGTTACTGGTATCACTTTGCAATTATGTTTGAGGCTTTGTTCATTCTTACACTGATTGATGCTGGAACAAGAGTTGGAAGATATCTCATGCAGGAAATAGGCGGAGCAGTTTATCCAAAACTCAGGGACTATAAGTGGTGGCCCGGTGTAATTGCAACGAGTGCAATATTCACATTCTGCTGGGGATATCTTCTCTACACAGGAACAATCTCAACAATATGGCCACTGTTTGGAGTGAATAATCAACTTCTCGGTGGAATGGCACTGGCAATAGCAACAACATTTCTTCTTAGAATGGGTAAAGCAAAATACATCTGGGTAACAATGATTCCAATGGCATTTTTACTTGTTACCACCATTGTTGCCGGTTATCAAAATATTGTGAATAATTACCTGCCAAAGCATAATTATCTACTTGCTGTACTTTCTGCAGTAATGATTGTAATGGTCATATTAATTGTGGCAGACTCAGTAAGGGTTTGGATAGGTATCTTAAATGGCAAAATGCCGTTAATTAAAGAGACAGAAGAAACATCCATGAAAGAAGCTCCTACAAGATATCTATCTGAATAATCTCATGGAGAATCGGGTGCTGATTCATTCAGCCCCGATTCCAACTTTTGATAGAAAAAATATATTGAAAAATATCCCGACAATAGGTAAAATATTTGAGTTTCAACATAGGTTTATTTAAAAGGGGCGCGATGGAAGAATTTCTTGAAATTGTTGACAAAGATGGCAGAATTCTCTCAATAGCTCCAAGAAGTATTATACACGGCAATCCTTCTATGCTTCATAAAGTTATTCATGTTCTTGTTTTTAATTCAAAAAG
Above is a genomic segment from Thermodesulfovibrio aggregans containing:
- a CDS encoding LytR/AlgR family response regulator transcription factor, which gives rise to MLFSAIVVDDEPYAREELLYILSHFDSCRVIGQAGNAKDCIFLYSKFRPDVVFLDIEMPDMSGIEVARQLAKFDNPPLIVFATAYDDYAIEAFELGAVDYILKPFEEKRIAKTIMRIENLKRNQAEWNEAVGRLSQFLEKKKIFKKLPVRQKAGVISFVPFMDILYCEASEGGVKVITVKDEYYFDGTLTELETRLKEEGFMRVHKSYIVNLKRIEAVLPWFKGTYWIVIEGKKNQIPVSKSIVKELKEVLGIKCSS
- a CDS encoding sensor histidine kinase, which encodes MDILELTLILSQRLSIIATVAFILSRMPALGRVLSRKPSTKDKLILTIVCGGLGILGTFGAVEIHGALANSRVVGVMVGGLLGGPLVGAGAGLIAGVHRYFVGGFTAFSCGLSAVVEGFLGGVVCRYWKKGLIPWHVAWLAGFAGEIIQMLIILTFAKPFSEAVELVKIIAIPMITVNSMGVAIFMLIIKSAVEHQERVAAMQAKATLNITNLILPHLRQGLNENSAHKIAKIILDTLGVAAVAITDRKKILAHVGIGSDHHLCGAPLLTKATLNAIKTGEIQIANKREEIGCSNPKCRLSSAVIVPLKRRKEVIGTLKLYHERENSITSVNLEVARGLAHIFSTQLEIVELDTLARLKTEAELKSLQAQIHPHFIFNALNTIISLIRIEPAKARDLLLNLATFLRYSLKKEKEIPLREELAYVEAYLSIEQARYRDKLTVNYYIEPTVDLDISVPPFTIQPLVENAVKHGLKPKIEGGEILIKILDKDDSIIISVEDNGVGISNSFQRLSEKGSGLGLYLVNERLKRFYGEESTLNIQSFPGIGTEVTFKIPKKYALKDVVFSYSS
- a CDS encoding carbon starvation CstA family protein, whose product is MHALVLVIIAACVFVLAYRFYSAFIAAKVLALDANRQTPAVRLNDGRDYVPTNKWLIFGHHFAAIAGAGPLIGPVLAAQFGYLPGFLWILIGGVLAGAVHDMVVLFASVRHNGKSLAEVAKAQIGPVSYWLVLVATLFLLIIVLAGASIAVVNALFNSPWGAFTVGVTIPIAIFIGAYLKWLRPGKIVEGSIIGVALIILAVVLGPVIKESALAPYFTLSKKELSILIPVYGFFAAVLPVWLLLVPRDYLSSYMKFGTMFLLAIGVILVNPIIQMPATTQFIAGGGPVIPGKVWPFMFITIACGAISGFHSLVSSGTTPKMVENEKDIRVIGYGAMLTESFVALMALIAATVLPTADYFAINSPPAVFQKLGMQVQDLPFLSALVGEELAGRPGGAVSLAVGMADIFSRIGGLRHLMSYWYHFAIMFEALFILTLIDAGTRVGRYLMQEIGGAVYPKLRDYKWWPGVIATSAIFTFCWGYLLYTGTISTIWPLFGVNNQLLGGMALAIATTFLLRMGKAKYIWVTMIPMAFLLVTTIVAGYQNIVNNYLPKHNYLLAVLSAVMIVMVILIVADSVRVWIGILNGKMPLIKETEETSMKEAPTRYLSE